DNA from Chryseomicrobium sp. FSL W7-1435:
AATCGATATTATCGACACCCACTCCGGCCCTACCAATAATCTTCAAGCGAAGTGCTGCATGAATGACAGCAGCATCAATCGTTGTTTGACTGCGAACGAGAAGTGCGTCGTAATCTGCTACCTTGTCTAGCAGTTCTTCTCTTGATAGATTGGTCAGAATGTCGACTTGGCTTGATGGGTGGTCTCGAAGGGGTTGGAGTCCTTCCTCAGAAAGTGGATCACACACTAATACTTTAAACATGGACGTTCCCTCCTATAAGTGCTTTTTGTGCCGCTACTGTACCTTGCCCAGCTTCGAATACATGGCCTAAGTCAGTTAACACAACTTCTAATGCGCTAATTATAAGCAACACATCTGTTGCTGAACAATAGCCCATGTGTCCGATTCGAAGTACGGTATCTTTTTGATGGCCTTGACCACCCGCAATTCGAATGCCAAATCTCTCACTCAATTGTTTTCGGACTTGTTTAGCTTCTATTCCTGGAGTGAGAAAGGCTGTGACAGTGGGTGATGCAAAGGCATCACCTGCCAATAATTCTAAGTTGAGGGCACGAAGAGCTGCCCGTGTCATATCGCGTAGTTGTAAATGTCGTTTAAAAACACTCTCTAGTGTTTCCTCTTTCATAAGTTGCATGACTTCCTGCAAGCCATAAAGTAGAGAAGTTGCAGGTGTAAAAGGAGTCGAAAATTCTTGTGCTGCCTTCTCGTACTTTAGAAGATCTAAATAGAATCGTGGCCGTGGGTTGGCGTTCATCTTCTGTCTTGCATCATCACTAAACGCAACGAACATCAATCCACCTGGCAACATAAATGCTTTTTGTGAACCTGTTACGACAACATCGAGTTTCCATTGATCCATCTCAAGCTCTACTCCTCCAATACAAGAAACCCCATCGACAATTACCAGTGCATTTGATTGGGAATGGATGAGTTCTGAAAGCTCAGCAATTGGATTTAAAACTGAAGTCGAAGTTTCGCAATACGTTATAAATACTGCAGCACTATCTGGATTTTCATGAAGCAGTTGTTCTAATTTTTTAGGATTTACAGGTTCTCCCCATACTTCTTCAAGAATAATGGTCTCAATTTGATAGCTTTTACAAATTGCAGCAAAGCGTTCTCCAAATGCACCCGTCACGCACACTATTACTTTGTCGCCAGGGGCTACTGTATTGACAACTGCTGCTTCGAGCCCTGACGTTCCACTTCCAGCAACAACTGATACCACTTGTTTTGTGCCAAAAATTTGCTGCATTCCTGGTTGAATTGATTTCAACAATTCGGCTGTTTCTGGATCACGATGCCCTATCATCGGCTGCTGCATCGCTCTCTGAACACTAGGCGGAATTGGTGTCGGTCCCGGAATTCGTAAAATAGTTTGATTTTGTAGCATGTACTCATCTCCTTGAACTCATGGTCAACTTCAGCTAGCTACCTTTACAATTGAAAAAAGCTCTTCACACCTTGTCCTCTGACAAGGGGCGAAGAGCTTTGCTCACGCGGTACCACCCTCATTTTACTGACTACACTCAGTCTCTTAATGAAAGAAGGTAACGACTTCCGTACGGACAGACATTCCCGTCTGCCTATTCAAGAGTGGAATTGAAAAAGATGTGACTGATTTGCACCGACCATCAGCTCTCTTATACACATCATTTCTTCAACATGGCTCTGTCTAAATAGTTGGCTGAATCTGAAGTTATTCTTAGTCTACCAACGAAAAAAATATTGTCAATACATTCAGATAACTTGTAAACGCTATCATTTAAAATTATTTTATTGACTTCTAAAATCTCAAGTTGTACACTCATAACATTCATTTGTTTTTCTCAGAAGAACACAGATAGGAGGCCATGGCATGATTGTTTGTAAATTTGGCGGCACTTCGATGGCAAGTGGCCATCAATTTCATAAAGTGAAACATGTCTTGGACCTTGACGATTCAAGAAAAATTGTTGTGGTCTCAGCCCCTGGCAAGCGATTCGCTAGTGATCAAAAGGTAACGGACTTATTAATTGAAGCATTCTATGAAGGACCTAGTTCCAAATCGGTTGCGCTCATCATACAACGGTTTGAGGAAATACGTGAGCAGCTCTCGCTTCCAGAAGAACTTGTTGAACAATTAACTAGCGAACTTCATCAACGATTGCTTGCTTCTCAAGGTGAATTATCTTCCCGACTAGATGCCGTAAAGGCTATTGGTGAAGAATTTAGTGCACGGTTTTTCGCGGCTTTTCTAAAGAGCTTAGGTAGAAAATCTCGTTTTGCGGATCCCGCTGAAATAGGCATCTACATGACAGCCAGTAATCAAAGAGCTCAGCTACTAGATGAGTCTTATGAAATGTTAAAGAAATTAAAAGACACCCAAGAAATTGTTGTTGTGCCTGGGTTTTATGGATACACGAAAGATGGTGTTCTGCGCACGTTTGAACGCGGTGGATCAGATATTACAGGATCCATCCTTGCCGCAGCTGTTCAAGCAGACCTTTATGAAAATTTCACAGATGTCGATTTTGTCTATGCCGCGAACCCTAATATTATTGAAAGCCCTCAGCAAATTGAAGAAATCACCTACCGTGAAATGCGTGAACTTTCTTACGCCGGTTTCACCGTAATTCATGACGAGGCACTGATGCCTGTGTACCGAAAACAAATCCCTGTCGCCATCAAGAACACGA
Protein-coding regions in this window:
- a CDS encoding alanine--glyoxylate aminotransferase family protein, coding for MLQNQTILRIPGPTPIPPSVQRAMQQPMIGHRDPETAELLKSIQPGMQQIFGTKQVVSVVAGSGTSGLEAAVVNTVAPGDKVIVCVTGAFGERFAAICKSYQIETIILEEVWGEPVNPKKLEQLLHENPDSAAVFITYCETSTSVLNPIAELSELIHSQSNALVIVDGVSCIGGVELEMDQWKLDVVVTGSQKAFMLPGGLMFVAFSDDARQKMNANPRPRFYLDLLKYEKAAQEFSTPFTPATSLLYGLQEVMQLMKEETLESVFKRHLQLRDMTRAALRALNLELLAGDAFASPTVTAFLTPGIEAKQVRKQLSERFGIRIAGGQGHQKDTVLRIGHMGYCSATDVLLIISALEVVLTDLGHVFEAGQGTVAAQKALIGGNVHV
- a CDS encoding aspartate kinase, with product MIVCKFGGTSMASGHQFHKVKHVLDLDDSRKIVVVSAPGKRFASDQKVTDLLIEAFYEGPSSKSVALIIQRFEEIREQLSLPEELVEQLTSELHQRLLASQGELSSRLDAVKAIGEEFSARFFAAFLKSLGRKSRFADPAEIGIYMTASNQRAQLLDESYEMLKKLKDTQEIVVVPGFYGYTKDGVLRTFERGGSDITGSILAAAVQADLYENFTDVDFVYAANPNIIESPQQIEEITYREMRELSYAGFTVIHDEALMPVYRKQIPVAIKNTNNPDAPGTKIVAFRPLTDQPVTGLTADQGFSILYVSKYLMNRELGFGRKLLQIIEEEGISYEHTPSGLDDISVIIRSHYLDSKKEQRIVYRVLHELGAEVAYFKHGLSMIVLVGEGMRNSTGLAARATAAISDTGANIEMINQGSSEVSLVFGVLEQDQVKIVHALYDAFFSRVKVRT